The genomic region ACACCTCCGCTAAGTACGCCAGCAGGCAGGCGTTGGCCTTGCCGTCCTGCGGGGGCGCGTGCAGGCGCACCGTAATGGTGCCATCCGGGGCTACCAGCAAGGCATTTTGGCGGGCGTTGGGTTTGGCCTTCAGATGAAGCACGGCCATGCCGCTACGCCGGGTCGTTGTAGGCGTCGTACACGTTCCAGGCCCAGATAACGAACGGCACCACGATAGTCCAGACCAGGAAGAAGCTCAGTGCGCCGCCCACAGCCCAGATCAGGAAGGCCTTCAAAATCTGCCCCTTGATGAGCTGCCCCAGGCCGGGAATGAAAAACGAAAGCAAAGCCGGTACGCCGTAAGTAGGTTTCATGGGATGAGGTGAATGTTAGTGATGAGGTGATGAGGTGAATGGTGATGACGCAATAACGTCATTCCGAGTGGAGCGAGGAATCTCGCGTGCTGATGTTGCAGTAGTACTCCAACATCAGCACGCGAGATGCTTCGGCTACGCCTCTGCATGATGTTCTTCATCACCTCATCACCTCATCACCTCACCCGCGCCTGGCCGAATGGGCATTGGTCGAGGACGACGCAGCGGCCGCAGGCAGGCGTGTGGAAATAGCAGCACTTCTGGCCGTGGAACATCAGCGCCTCATGGTGGTCGTAGACCTGCTGGGCATCCCAGCCGGGTGGGAGCAGGGCCTCCAGCAGCTTGTGCGCGGCCGCCTCGCCCACTTTCGGGCCGATGAGGCCCAGGCGCTGCGCCACGCGGTGGTGGTGGCTATCGACGGGCATGGCCGCGATGCGCAGAGTGCTGAAGAGCAGCACCGCGGCGCTGGTTTTGGGCCCGATGCCCGGAATGGCCTCCAGCCAGGCCCGCGCCTCGGGCACCGGCAGGTCGGCCAGAAACTCCAGGTGGCAGGGGCCACCATTGCACCGGGTGCTCACTTCGCGTAGCACAGCCTGAATGCGCGGCGCCTTCTGCTCGGGCCAGGTGCAGGCGCTGATGGCCTGCTGCACTTCTTCAGTAGGCGCATCGCGCACGGCCTCCCAGGTAGGAAAGCGGCTCCTTAGCTCCTGATAGGCCCGGTGCGAGTCGTGGTTGCGGGTGCGGTGCGACAGCAGCGCGCTGACCAGCTCGCTGAGCGGGTCTTTGGTGCTGAAAAACGGGAAAGGAGCGCCGTACTCTGCGCACAGGCGCGCATGCACCAGCAGGGCTTTGCGGCGGCGCGCTTCCGTGTCGGCATCCACTGCCGAAAAAAGGTCTGGTATCACACCTGCAGCCTACGCAGGCACGGGCCCCGGCGTTGGCAGGGCGGCCGGTTTTGGCGCGCTCCGTCTCCCAGCTACTGCCCGCGGTTGTAGAGGCTGATGGCTTGGCGGACGTTGTTCTGGGTTTTGCCGCCCAGCACCAGCGGCACAATCATCAGCGGTAGGCTGGCATACACCAGCGGCGAAATGGAGGGCCCGTTGCTGTTCTGGTTGAGCGACTGCACCAGCCCGGCCACCAGCAGGCCCCCGGCCGCCACGTAGCTCAGCGTGGTGTAGGTCTGGTACTGGCGGGCCTGCAGCAGCAGGCTGGTAGCGGCCTGGTTGTCGGCGGTGGCCAGGGCAAGGGTGCGTACGTTCAGGTTCTCAATCGGGCCGTTGTCTTTGCTGAAATACTCGGTTTTGGTGGTGCGGTACGCCGGCCCGCCAAAGCCGTAGGGGTAGCCCCCAAACCCGCCGTAGCGGCCATAGCCCCCGCCGAACCCGCCCATGCCGTTGCCGGCGTACTGCGTGCTGGTGATGGAATACAGACTGATGCGGCCTACTTTATCACGGCGCAGCGTGGACTCGCGGGAGGAGCGGCCGGGCAGCGTGGTGCGCACGTAGAAACCGGTTTCGTCTTCGTAATAGCGCACTTGTTCCAGCTCGAAGCGCTGCTGCCCGTCCATCAGTAGGTAGGGGCGGCCCAGCAGGGGCTGCTTCACCAGCACGTCGAAGCCCTTATAGACCTGCCCGCTTTTCAGACCCACACTGTAACGGGTGGTGGCGGCCGGCGGCAAAGGTGCCTGCTGCGGCGCCGTAGCGGGGGCTGCCGGGGGCGCAGCCAGCTGGCGCGGCGCGGCCTGGCGCGTAGTGTCGGGAGTGGCAGCCGGGACGGCGGCCGCTGGCGGGCGGGTGGCGGGGGCCGGCGGCAGCGTGTTGAGCTCACGCGGAACCTGCTGGGCCCGCACGGCAGCGGGCGCGGCCAGTCCCAGCCCCAACGACATCAGCAAGGCAGAACGAAGTAGCATACGAGGAGGGCAGAAGGGCGAAGAATAAGGCGCCAGGAAGAAACGTCGCCTCAGAATAGACAAGTGTGCAGGAGCAGCAAAATAAGTGCCCGGTTTGGGGTTTTGCTACGGCAGTTGCGCCAGCCAAGCCCGCGCCGTAGCTTCTTCCTGAAAATATTCCGCCTGAAAGGTATCGTTCTGCCCGACATGCAGCAGGATATTCTTCACAGACGTCTGGTTGAAGACGTCCTCGCTGGTGATGATGGCCACGGCACGGTAGCCGGCCGCCAGGGCCTGCGGAAAAAACACCTCCTGAATCCACTGCTGGTCGGCGCGCGGAATAACGCGCATCAGGCGCAGGTCGCTCAGGGATTTGGCCGTGCCATACTGCTGCTGCAGTTGCAGCAGGGCTTCGTGAGCTGCCCGTAGGGGGGCGCCGTTGGCAAAGCCGTTCCAGACCTGAACCAGGCCGGGAATGGTGTCGTCGTAGTAAATGCGGGTGGTGTCGTTTTCGAACTTCAGCGTCATGATTGCGCGGTGCTATTTAAGGAGCTTCTCGAGCAGGCTCATGCTGTCCACCATGTCGGTCGTGGTTTCAAAGTCAATGGGCTTGAGGATGTAGCCGCTCACGCCCAGGTTCTGGGCATTGAGCCGGTCCACGTCCATGCCGGAGGTGGTGGTGATGAACACCGGAATGCCGGCTAGGTCGGGGTTGCGGCGGATTTCGGCCAGAAACTCGTGCCCGTTCATTTTGGGCATGTTCAGGTCCAGCAGAATCACCTCGGGCAGCGGCCGGATGGGCTCCACGCCGTTCTGGCCCAGCAGCAGGTCCAGGGCCTCCAGGCCGTTGAAGGCGGTGTACAGCTTGTGCTGCACGCTGAATTTCTCAAATGACTTCTTCACCGTCATGGTGTCAAAGAAATCGTCTTCTACAAGCAGTACGGAGCGCATGATAGGGATGGGGTAATGGGGTGGTGGGGGATGAGGCGGTTAGGTGATTGGGCAGTGAGGTAATAGGATGATGGTGAAGCAGTGATGGGCAGATGAATGGACGGGATGATTGGAAATCAGGGCAAGCATATCACTCCATCACCTCATTACTCCATCATCTTTCACCTCATCAATTCATTACCTCACCACCCAAAATCACTTCACCGCCTCTTTCGGCCAAGTAAACACGAAGGCGGCGCCTTGGCCCACGGCCGACTCGACGTGGATACTGCCCTTTTGCTCGTCGATGATTTTCTTAACGATACTCAGGCCGATGCCGGTGCTTTCGGCCGTGTGCCGGTCGCGCAGGGTCTGGAAAATAAGAAAGATCTTCTCGTGGTATTCGGGCGCGATGCCCGGGCCGTCGTCCTGCACCCGAAACTCGTAGCACTTGCCCACGTCGCGGCAGCCGACGGTGATAGTGCCCGCCTCTTTGTCGTGGTATTTGGCGGCGTTGCTCATCAGATTCGTGAACACCTGCTGCAGGCTCAGGCGGTCGGTGTGCAGCACCGGCAGCGAGTCAGCCAGCTCTACCCGGAAGCTAAGCGGCACCACCATTTCCGTGATTTCGCTCACCAGTTGCGCCACGTTCA from Hymenobacter canadensis harbors:
- a CDS encoding response regulator, with the protein product MRSVLLVEDDFFDTMTVKKSFEKFSVQHKLYTAFNGLEALDLLLGQNGVEPIRPLPEVILLDLNMPKMNGHEFLAEIRRNPDLAGIPVFITTTSGMDVDRLNAQNLGVSGYILKPIDFETTTDMVDSMSLLEKLLK
- a CDS encoding DUF167 domain-containing protein; the encoded protein is MLHLKAKPNARQNALLVAPDGTITVRLHAPPQDGKANACLLAYLAEVFGLPKSQLNLLSGHTAPFKKVELAGLSNEALQATLARYSAA
- a CDS encoding endonuclease III domain-containing protein; the protein is MIPDLFSAVDADTEARRRKALLVHARLCAEYGAPFPFFSTKDPLSELVSALLSHRTRNHDSHRAYQELRSRFPTWEAVRDAPTEEVQQAISACTWPEQKAPRIQAVLREVSTRCNGGPCHLEFLADLPVPEARAWLEAIPGIGPKTSAAVLLFSTLRIAAMPVDSHHHRVAQRLGLIGPKVGEAAAHKLLEALLPPGWDAQQVYDHHEALMFHGQKCCYFHTPACGRCVVLDQCPFGQARVR